From Thiohalorhabdus denitrificans, the proteins below share one genomic window:
- a CDS encoding XrtA/PEP-CTERM system exopolysaccharide export protein produces the protein MVLPLGLVGVAGCGGPGLPEGAPKQLDVDETPHYRIGPGDSVNIFVWRNPELSVTVPVRPDGRITTPLVEDVVASGRTPTQLARVMENELSTYIKQPEVTVMVDQFQGLPPRQIRVVGEATEPMALPYQDDLSLLDVMIEVGGLTEFAAGNRAKLVRTVDGERKQYNVRLDDLVRDGDISQNVDMLPGDVLFIPEALF, from the coding sequence ATGGTTTTGCCGTTGGGTTTGGTGGGGGTGGCCGGTTGTGGCGGTCCCGGCCTTCCGGAAGGGGCTCCCAAACAGCTGGACGTTGACGAGACCCCGCACTACCGCATCGGTCCGGGGGATTCGGTCAACATCTTCGTCTGGCGGAACCCGGAGCTCTCGGTGACCGTTCCCGTCCGTCCGGACGGGCGCATCACCACCCCGCTGGTGGAGGACGTCGTTGCCAGTGGACGGACTCCTACCCAGCTGGCGCGGGTGATGGAGAACGAGCTGAGCACCTACATCAAGCAGCCGGAAGTGACCGTCATGGTCGATCAGTTCCAGGGGCTGCCCCCCCGGCAGATCCGCGTGGTGGGGGAAGCCACGGAGCCCATGGCCCTGCCTTATCAAGACGATCTTTCCTTGCTCGACGTGATGATCGAGGTAGGGGGGCTTACCGAGTTCGCCGCCGGCAATCGAGCCAAGCTGGTCCGGACCGTGGATGGTGAGCGCAAGCAGTACAACGTCCGCCTCGACGATCTGGTCCGCGATGGCGATATCAGCCAGAACGTGGACATGCTCCCCGGGGACGTCCTGTTCATCCCTGAAGCCTTGTTCTAG
- a CDS encoding XrtA system polysaccharide chain length determinant yields the protein MHEMLSQLMTYLRGVLRFRWSALLTAWAIALASWALVYYLPDKYEADARVHVDTHSVLKPLLEGMVVETNTQERVRLMARTLLSRPNLEKVARATDLDLQVNGRKGMEDLIDGLRERIEIDATSEFNLYDITYRDSDPKRAERVVQTLLDLFVEESLGDTRQDSANAQKFLTHKLKEYERRLEEAEQRLMDFKRKHTGEMPDERGDYYERLQGKQAQLEEARLQLETAQKRRDVLEEQLAGEKPTYGVMERTAQSPAGTGQPSELQQRVSQLQQELDQLRLQYTDKHPDVRNLQATIENLKEQQEGQQSQQVAAVDQGGDSGGFEANLAANEYYQNLRTALAEAKAEVASLRARKERFEEQVETLKEKVDTIPQVEAKLAQLNRTYRVNKENYEKLLARLQSAQISEEAGRSSDDVKFQVVDPPQTPVEPVAPNRALLVSGGLFGSVGAGMVLGVLMAQIRPVFDSRRSLFEATGLPVLGTVSRVSTRATAARKRTEGLLYLLGMVLLLLAYGVAMAIAFWGTGPVETWLNAWGISL from the coding sequence ATGCACGAAATGCTAAGCCAGCTTATGACCTATTTGCGGGGCGTCCTGCGCTTCCGCTGGTCCGCCCTGCTCACGGCCTGGGCCATCGCTCTCGCCTCGTGGGCCTTGGTGTACTACCTGCCGGACAAGTACGAGGCCGATGCCCGCGTCCACGTGGATACCCATTCCGTGCTCAAGCCCCTGCTGGAAGGAATGGTGGTGGAGACCAACACCCAGGAGCGGGTCCGCCTGATGGCCCGGACCCTGCTCAGCCGCCCCAACCTGGAGAAGGTGGCACGGGCGACGGACCTGGACCTTCAGGTCAACGGCCGGAAGGGCATGGAGGACCTAATCGACGGGCTCCGGGAGCGGATCGAGATCGATGCCACCAGCGAGTTCAACCTCTACGACATCACCTACCGCGATTCCGACCCCAAGCGGGCCGAGCGGGTGGTCCAGACCCTACTGGACCTCTTCGTGGAGGAGAGCTTGGGCGATACCCGGCAGGATTCGGCCAATGCCCAGAAGTTCCTGACGCACAAGCTCAAGGAATACGAGCGGCGCCTGGAAGAGGCCGAGCAGCGCCTGATGGACTTCAAGCGCAAGCACACAGGTGAGATGCCCGATGAGCGCGGGGACTACTACGAGCGACTGCAGGGCAAGCAGGCCCAGCTCGAGGAGGCCAGGCTCCAGCTGGAAACCGCCCAGAAGCGGCGGGATGTCCTTGAGGAGCAGCTGGCCGGCGAGAAGCCCACCTATGGGGTGATGGAGCGCACCGCGCAGTCCCCGGCCGGAACGGGGCAACCGAGCGAGCTCCAGCAGCGAGTCTCCCAGCTCCAGCAGGAACTGGACCAGCTCCGGCTGCAGTACACCGACAAGCACCCCGATGTCCGCAACCTGCAGGCCACCATCGAGAACCTGAAGGAACAGCAGGAAGGCCAACAGTCCCAGCAGGTGGCGGCGGTCGACCAGGGCGGAGACAGCGGAGGCTTCGAGGCTAACCTGGCGGCCAACGAGTACTACCAGAACCTGCGCACCGCCCTTGCCGAGGCCAAGGCGGAGGTGGCCTCCCTGCGGGCCCGGAAGGAGCGGTTCGAGGAGCAGGTGGAAACCCTGAAGGAGAAGGTGGACACCATTCCTCAGGTGGAGGCCAAGCTGGCGCAGCTCAACCGCACCTACCGGGTGAACAAGGAGAACTACGAGAAGCTCCTGGCGCGCCTGCAGAGCGCCCAGATCTCCGAGGAGGCGGGGCGCAGCAGCGACGACGTGAAGTTCCAGGTGGTGGATCCGCCCCAGACCCCTGTCGAGCCCGTGGCCCCCAACCGGGCCCTGCTCGTGAGTGGCGGCCTGTTCGGCAGCGTGGGGGCGGGCATGGTCCTGGGGGTGCTCATGGCCCAGATCCGGCCGGTTTTCGACTCCCGTAGGAGCCTGTTCGAGGCCACGGGTCTGCCGGTCCTGGGGACGGTGTCCAGGGTAAGCACCCGGGCCACCGCGGCCCGCAAGCGAACCGAAGGCCTGCTGTACCTGTTGGGGATGGTCCTGCTGCTGCTCGCCTACGGGGTGGCCATGGCCATTGCCTTCTGGGGAACAGGACCCGTAGAGACTTGGCTCAACGCGTGGGGGATTTCCCTATGA
- the prsT gene encoding XrtA/PEP-CTERM system TPR-repeat protein PrsT, whose protein sequence is MGTFLRKGRHGGPLAGLLAAVLLAGCLGEGMDAAEHLERAEAYREEGNLRAAVIEYKNALQKEPGNAEARLHLGRTYSSLGDGVSAVKELRRAEEAGLPEADLVLPLGRALLLKGAPEKVLEEIDPEAVSGDGKRARILALRARARLARGDLQKASPLVDQALSLDEGSSSVLQARAWVAAAGGDLEEAREWAERALETGNDRGAAWSLLGDIRRRQGEVEAAEEAYSRAVELRANNAGDYFKRALIRITEGEMAAAEEDLDALERVAPEHPGLSYGRGLIAFQEGDLDEALGGFRQAVRGAPRHLPARFYLGVTHFLEENYNQAEVELSRVLERAPRQDQAAKLLASIHLRWENFDRAIRVLKPILRRSPEDRVALTLMGRASLRAGRTEEGISYLKRLVKQSPDNAAAHTTLALGHIYGGQRGQGTRALEKAIELAPEADLPAALIVRQYFESGDLDKALEAARRYRDNRPESARPLVYMGLAYLGKDRVEEAREAFREAMEREPGDPAAGNNLARLAARDGRLEAARRYYDRILEEHPGHLGTLVSLARLEAERGNREAAVRDLERAREANPEAAEPRTMLARYHRSEERYAEALAAAEEGLEGPPTDPDLLEEIGRARLALGRGGAALDAFEQLAEIVPGSARARLLMARAHARIGDAAETERDLRAALERDGGLLEARLALARLFIRQGRIDAAEDQVERLRRDHGDHPEVAIRAARLAAREGRWEAAADAYQEALAQQERSAWVRDLAAVQRRSGRMGEARQTLEDWLGRHPGDGQARLALGNLHLEEGRKEAAARAFRRLVEEHPDNVAARNNLAWVLREDHPEEAERHAARALELAPESAVVLDTAGLIKLAQGRAEDAVRKLRRAVDLAPERPAFQVHLARALRAQGERREARSILESLLDQGTDLPQRAEVEGMLEELSAQP, encoded by the coding sequence ATGGGAACGTTTCTACGCAAGGGGCGCCACGGGGGCCCCCTGGCCGGCCTGTTGGCCGCCGTCCTGCTGGCCGGGTGCCTTGGTGAGGGCATGGACGCCGCGGAGCACCTGGAGCGGGCGGAGGCCTACCGGGAGGAGGGCAATCTGCGGGCGGCGGTGATCGAGTACAAGAACGCCCTGCAGAAGGAGCCCGGGAACGCCGAGGCCAGGCTCCATCTGGGACGCACCTATTCATCCCTCGGTGACGGGGTCTCCGCCGTGAAGGAGCTGCGGCGGGCCGAAGAGGCGGGCCTTCCCGAGGCCGACCTGGTCCTGCCGCTGGGCCGGGCCCTGCTGCTGAAGGGTGCTCCCGAAAAGGTGCTGGAGGAGATCGATCCCGAGGCGGTCTCCGGGGACGGGAAGCGGGCCCGCATCCTCGCCCTGCGGGCCCGGGCGCGGCTGGCCCGCGGGGATCTGCAGAAGGCCAGCCCCCTGGTGGACCAGGCCCTGTCCCTGGATGAGGGATCGTCGAGCGTTCTGCAGGCGCGCGCCTGGGTGGCCGCCGCCGGCGGGGATCTGGAGGAGGCCCGGGAATGGGCAGAGCGGGCCCTGGAGACGGGTAATGACCGGGGCGCCGCCTGGAGCCTGCTGGGGGACATCCGGCGGCGCCAGGGCGAGGTGGAGGCCGCCGAGGAGGCCTACTCCCGGGCCGTCGAGCTCCGGGCCAACAATGCGGGGGACTATTTCAAGCGGGCCCTGATCCGCATCACGGAAGGGGAGATGGCCGCAGCCGAGGAGGATCTGGACGCCCTGGAAAGGGTGGCTCCGGAGCACCCCGGCCTGTCCTACGGACGGGGGCTGATCGCCTTCCAGGAGGGGGACCTGGATGAGGCCCTGGGCGGGTTCCGGCAGGCGGTGCGGGGGGCTCCGCGGCACCTTCCAGCCCGGTTCTACCTGGGTGTCACCCATTTCCTGGAGGAGAACTACAACCAGGCGGAGGTGGAGCTCTCCCGAGTGCTGGAGCGGGCACCCCGCCAGGACCAGGCCGCCAAACTCCTGGCCTCCATCCACCTCCGGTGGGAAAACTTCGACCGGGCCATTAGGGTGCTGAAGCCCATCCTGCGGCGCAGTCCGGAGGACCGGGTGGCCCTGACCCTCATGGGCCGGGCGTCCCTGCGGGCGGGGCGGACCGAGGAGGGCATCTCCTACCTGAAACGGCTAGTGAAGCAGTCCCCCGACAACGCTGCGGCCCATACCACCCTTGCCCTGGGCCACATCTACGGCGGGCAACGGGGGCAAGGTACCCGGGCCCTGGAGAAGGCCATTGAGCTGGCCCCGGAGGCGGATCTGCCGGCGGCGCTCATCGTCCGGCAGTATTTCGAGTCCGGAGACCTGGACAAGGCCCTGGAAGCGGCTCGCCGGTACCGGGACAACCGCCCGGAAAGCGCCCGTCCCCTGGTCTACATGGGGCTGGCCTACCTGGGCAAGGACCGGGTGGAGGAGGCCCGCGAGGCCTTCCGCGAGGCCATGGAGCGGGAGCCCGGTGATCCGGCGGCGGGCAACAATCTGGCCCGCCTGGCCGCCCGGGACGGGCGGCTCGAGGCGGCTCGCCGCTATTACGACCGGATCCTGGAGGAGCACCCCGGCCATCTGGGGACCCTGGTGTCCCTGGCCCGCCTGGAGGCCGAGCGTGGCAATCGCGAGGCGGCCGTTCGGGACCTGGAGCGGGCTCGGGAGGCGAATCCCGAAGCGGCCGAGCCGCGGACCATGCTGGCGCGATACCACCGCAGCGAGGAGCGGTACGCCGAGGCGCTGGCCGCCGCCGAGGAGGGGCTGGAGGGCCCCCCCACGGATCCGGATCTGCTGGAGGAGATCGGTCGGGCGCGGCTGGCGCTGGGACGGGGCGGTGCGGCCCTGGACGCCTTCGAGCAGCTGGCGGAGATCGTCCCCGGGTCCGCCCGGGCCCGGCTCCTGATGGCCCGGGCGCACGCGCGGATCGGGGATGCGGCGGAAACGGAGCGCGACCTGCGGGCGGCGCTGGAGCGGGATGGGGGCCTCCTGGAGGCTCGTCTGGCTCTGGCCCGGCTGTTTATCCGGCAGGGCCGGATCGATGCCGCCGAAGACCAGGTGGAGCGTCTGCGGCGGGACCATGGCGACCATCCGGAGGTGGCCATCCGGGCGGCTCGTCTGGCCGCGCGGGAGGGCCGGTGGGAGGCCGCCGCGGATGCCTACCAGGAGGCCCTGGCCCAGCAGGAACGCTCCGCGTGGGTGCGGGACCTGGCTGCCGTGCAGCGCCGCTCTGGGCGAATGGGGGAGGCTAGACAGACCCTGGAGGACTGGCTGGGGCGCCATCCCGGCGACGGGCAGGCGCGGCTGGCCCTGGGGAACCTCCATCTGGAAGAGGGCCGGAAGGAAGCGGCCGCGCGGGCCTTCCGGCGGCTCGTGGAGGAGCATCCCGATAACGTGGCGGCACGGAACAACCTCGCCTGGGTGCTCCGGGAGGACCATCCGGAGGAGGCGGAGCGCCACGCGGCCCGTGCCCTGGAGCTGGCCCCCGAGTCCGCGGTGGTCCTGGACACCGCGGGTCTGATCAAGCTGGCTCAGGGGCGGGCGGAAGACGCCGTTCGGAAGCTGCGGCGCGCCGTGGATCTGGCCCCGGAGCGTCCCGCCTTTCAGGTCCACCTTGCACGCGCCCTGCGGGCCCAGGGGGAACGGAGGGAGGCGCGTTCCATTCTGGAGTCGTTGCTGGATCAGGGCACCGATCTGCCCCAGCGGGCGGAGGTGGAAGGGATGCTGGAGGAGCTATCGGCCCAGCCATGA
- a CDS encoding PEP-CTERM sorting domain-containing protein: MAVRNVVLHTTLAGMVGLGLGAAGAAQATALDSIMPSGMALWTDDSGENFYRSGERVQSTIQQGDILRGAMDITKLENGGDSSYVNTTGRQFTSLFQVEVADLGNSGKTAELGGNTYEMWDISFRNPIATAWDPYISDAEADSLGIDKGRLSTLFFDDSIGAGTEFDRTAADSEQELAEAGDGSLRAAAGLDGEDDFWIAQSPIELQAFQDAMMNEDVGDFFFGASWMYEDFERDFGEFSQNLGSAAIQDIAFAGDGAAEVGLYGDGDLFGPTGSSGFDGFNKANITVAGGGEQVPEPATAALAGLGLVLTAAFGRRRFPGRSLG; the protein is encoded by the coding sequence ATGGCAGTACGCAATGTCGTGTTGCATACGACCCTGGCCGGCATGGTGGGTCTCGGGCTGGGCGCCGCGGGCGCGGCCCAGGCGACCGCCCTGGATTCCATCATGCCGTCCGGTATGGCCCTGTGGACCGATGACAGCGGGGAGAACTTCTACCGCAGCGGGGAACGGGTGCAGAGCACCATCCAGCAGGGGGATATCCTGCGTGGCGCCATGGATATCACCAAGCTCGAGAACGGGGGTGACTCCTCCTATGTGAACACCACCGGACGGCAGTTCACCTCCCTGTTCCAGGTGGAGGTGGCGGACCTGGGGAATTCGGGCAAGACCGCGGAACTCGGCGGCAACACCTACGAGATGTGGGACATCAGCTTCCGGAACCCGATCGCCACGGCCTGGGATCCCTACATCAGCGACGCCGAGGCCGACTCCCTCGGCATCGACAAGGGCCGGTTGTCCACCCTGTTCTTTGACGACTCCATCGGCGCGGGAACCGAGTTCGACCGGACCGCGGCGGATTCGGAGCAGGAGCTGGCGGAGGCCGGCGACGGAAGCCTGCGAGCGGCCGCGGGGCTGGACGGCGAGGACGACTTCTGGATTGCCCAGAGTCCTATCGAGCTCCAGGCCTTCCAGGACGCCATGATGAACGAGGACGTGGGCGACTTCTTCTTCGGGGCCAGCTGGATGTATGAGGATTTCGAGCGGGACTTCGGGGAGTTCTCCCAGAACCTGGGGTCGGCCGCCATCCAGGACATCGCCTTCGCCGGGGACGGCGCGGCCGAGGTCGGCCTGTACGGCGACGGGGACCTGTTCGGCCCCACCGGGTCGAGCGGCTTCGACGGCTTCAACAAGGCCAACATCACCGTTGCCGGGGGTGGGGAGCAGGTCCCCGAACCGGCCACGGCAGCCCTGGCCGGTCTCGGCCTCGTCCTGACGGCCGCCTTCGGACGGCGGCGCTTCCCGGGGCGGTCTCTGGGCTGA